In the Ipomoea triloba cultivar NCNSP0323 chromosome 6, ASM357664v1 genome, one interval contains:
- the LOC116021773 gene encoding protein PXR1-like isoform X2 produces MEVEKENGPPPSKRQAVPSSEDPNKPVLGKPTYDGVIAGKVSGRKWKQARTHRSSAVQVSRKGKTLEQRVKEKEIKKAYKERINELKEEIRQNKIEKRQKREEREKRKKDNILKSGTKFQKITNPKTLKKIAKSAKHKKLLKVVSYDLLKAGNNKK; encoded by the coding sequence ATGGAGGTGGAAAAGGAAAACGGCCCCCCTCCATCGAAAAGGCAGGCGGTCCCTTCTTCTGAGGATCCAAACAAGCCGGTGCTGGGGAAGCCGACGTACGACGGTGTTATAGCAGGGAAGGTGTCAGGGAGGAAGTGGAAGCAGGCGCGGACGCACAGGTCGTCGGCAGTGCAGGTGAGCCGGAAGGGGAAGACGCTGGAGCAGAGGGTGAAGGAGAAGGAGATAAAGAAGGCGTACAAGGAGAGAATAAACGAACTGAAAGAGGAGATACGGCAGAACAAGATAGAGAAGCGGCAAAAGAGGGAGGAGAGGGAGAAGAGAAAGAAGGACAACATTCTCAAGTCTGGCACCAAGTTCCAGAAGATCACCAACCCTAAGACTCTTAAGAAAATTGCCAAGTCTGCTAAGCATAAGAAGCTCCTCAAGGTTGTTTCCTATGATCTTCTTAAGGCTGGCAACAACAAGAAGTAG
- the LOC116021773 gene encoding protein PXR1-like isoform X1: MACTIDFRCLDEGFGGKTYKRKRAENEAPNDVSEEDAAAMEVEKENGPPPSKRQAVPSSEDPNKPVLGKPTYDGVIAGKVSGRKWKQARTHRSSAVQVSRKGKTLEQRVKEKEIKKAYKERINELKEEIRQNKIEKRQKREEREKRKKDNILKSGTKFQKITNPKTLKKIAKSAKHKKLLKVVSYDLLKAGNNKK; this comes from the coding sequence ATGGCGTGTACCATTGATTTTAGGTGCCTGGATGAGGGCTTCGGAGGCAAAACTTACAAGCGAAAGAGGGCAGAGAATGAAGCCCCCAACGATGTATCAGAGGAAGACGCTGCCGCCATGGAGGTGGAAAAGGAAAACGGCCCCCCTCCATCGAAAAGGCAGGCGGTCCCTTCTTCTGAGGATCCAAACAAGCCGGTGCTGGGGAAGCCGACGTACGACGGTGTTATAGCAGGGAAGGTGTCAGGGAGGAAGTGGAAGCAGGCGCGGACGCACAGGTCGTCGGCAGTGCAGGTGAGCCGGAAGGGGAAGACGCTGGAGCAGAGGGTGAAGGAGAAGGAGATAAAGAAGGCGTACAAGGAGAGAATAAACGAACTGAAAGAGGAGATACGGCAGAACAAGATAGAGAAGCGGCAAAAGAGGGAGGAGAGGGAGAAGAGAAAGAAGGACAACATTCTCAAGTCTGGCACCAAGTTCCAGAAGATCACCAACCCTAAGACTCTTAAGAAAATTGCCAAGTCTGCTAAGCATAAGAAGCTCCTCAAGGTTGTTTCCTATGATCTTCTTAAGGCTGGCAACAACAAGAAGTAG
- the LOC116023619 gene encoding uncharacterized protein LOC116023619, which yields MGSSQSVELASEDEEEEEDDDEEGERQGAEEVDGHNSEERRASVGDGSKKVLQQEPEMLPCHASASPLSPQPSALGTPRLGPSIKVWDPFNVLAPAPAPAPAPALSPPSYFPRSFSDEERLVTELILISNGECHMNLRPDLIAGRCPDAALTPNGKRQARALAIFLKSQGVRFAAVYTSPLDRARATALSVCQELNFSEEQIQSSDALVEMSHGHWEGCHRSEIFTSETISLMERFQPDFSAPSGESLRQVEFRMVQFLNGTVMTLPEKFRSDFSPPDRIDGQDFSNRGSHSLTNAVHDRYGPSFSSPQLDLVHRHRQGNTKKKSGKSRLQMVASTGDQADDEMSPRVQANPVAVRDINTKSTYSSVSSSSSSSSSSTCVGIFTHAIPIKCVVTGLLGCSAVMSSKICVDDSSVTVLQHSGKTGWQIKRMNDTSHLRLL from the exons ATGGGGTCTTCACAGTCCGTAGAATTGGCCTCGGAGgacgaggaggaggaggaggatgatGACGAAGAAGGAGAAAGGCAAGGAGCGGAAGAGGTTGATGGGCACAACTCGGAGGAGAGGCGAGCATCGGTGGGTGATGGATCGAAGAAGGTCCTCCAACAAGAGCCAGAGATGCTGCCTTGCCATGCCTCCGCATCTCCTCTCTCCCCACAGCCATCCGCTTTGGGCACCCCACGCCTAGGCCCCTCCATCAAAGTCTGGGACCCTTTCAATGTTCTCGCTCCGGCACCGGCTCCGGCTCCGGCTCCAGCTCTGTCTCCTCCCTCTTATTTCCCTCGCTCCTTCTCGGACGAGGAGAGGTTAGTGACGGAGCTGATCTTGATCAGCAACGGCGAGTGCCACATGAATTTGAGGCCAGATTTGATCGCTGGGCGATGCCCTGACGCCGCCCTCACCCCTAATGGCAAGCGCCAAGCCAGAGCTTTGGCCATTTTCCTCAAATCGCAGGGCGTTCGCTTCGCTGCAGTATATACCTCGCCCCTCGATCGTGCGCGTGCAACTGCGCTTTCTGTATGTCAG GAACTGAACTTTTCAGAGGAGCAGATACAATCTTCAGATGCGCTCGTAGAAATGAGTCATGGACACTGGGAAGGATGCCATCGATCTGAAATATTTACATCTGAAACAATTAGCTTAATGGAAAGGTTCCAGCCCGATTTTTCTGCACCATCAGGAGAATCATTAAGGCAGGTGGAGTTTAGGATGGTGCAGTTCCTAAATGGGACTGTTATGACATTGCCTGAAAAATTCAGATCTGATTTCTCCCCACCAGATCGAATTGATGGCCAAGATTTCTCAAATCGTGGTTCTCATTCTCTTACAAATGCAGTTCATGACCGTTATGGGCCTTCTTTTTCATCACCCCAGTTGGATTTGGTTCACAGGCATCGACAAGGAAATACAAAAAAGAAGTCTGGCAAAAGTAGGCTGCAGATGGTGGCTTCAACTGGAGATCAGGCTGATGATGAGATGTCTCCTCGAGTGCAAGCCAACCCCGTCGCGGTTCGTGACATAAATACCAAAAGCACATATTCTagtgtttcttcttcttcttcctcttcttcatcttctacgTGTGTGGGCATCTTCACCCATGCAATCCCAATTAAGTGTGTTGTTACCGGGCTTCTTGGATGCAGTGCAGTAATGTCAAGTAAGATCTGTGTAGACGATTCTTCAGTAACCGTGTTACAACATTCAGGGAAAACAGGATGGCAAATAAAGAGAATGAATGATACATCGCATCTTAGGCTTCTATAG
- the LOC116022270 gene encoding ATP-dependent DNA helicase At3g02060, chloroplastic, with protein sequence MAAAKVSIFSHDGTPIPSTRRRVRKLERSRILPLNFPHSYCTTRFCVSQALNADLVYTKSTRSRTRPQEAADAELDAISVLNHRIRRDLAKRDQLSITRPVMDADEADKYLQLVKEQQQRGLQKLKAGRARTVDNSATATPSTKDQVFSYKVDPYTLRSGDYVVHKKVGVGRFVGIKFDVSKDSSIPIEYVFIEYSDGMAKLPVKQASRMLYRYNLPNESKKPQALSKLSDPSAWERRRLKGKIAVQKMVVDLMELYLHRLKQKRPLYPKTAALAEFASQFPYEPTPDQKQAFLDVERDLTERENPMDRLICGDVGFGKTEVALRAIFCVVSAAKQVMVLAPTIVLAKQHFDVISDRFSRYPHITVGLLSRFQTKSEKEEYLHMIKHGHLDIIVGTHALLGSRVEYNKLGLLVVDEEQRFGVKQKEKIASFKTSVDVLTLSATPIPRTLYLALTGFRDASLISTPPPERVPIKTHLSAYMKEKVISAIKFELDRGGQVFYVLPWIKGLEDVMEFLEEVFSHVEIAIAHGKQYSKQLEETMERFARGDIKILICTNIVESGLDIQNANTIIVQDVQQFGLAQLYQLRGRVGRADKEAHAYLFYPDKSLLSQQALERLAALEECCHLGQGFQLAERDMAIRGFGNIFGEQQTGDVGNVGIDLFFEMLFESLSKVDEHRVISVPYHSVKLDIDVNLHLPSEYINHLENPMEIISEAEKGAEKDMWNLMQFTENLRRQYGKEPYSMEILLKKLYVRRMAADLGITRIYALGKIVGMKTNMTKNVFKLITESVASDVHRNSLTFEDGEIKAELLLELPREQLLNWVFQCLAELYASLPALIKY encoded by the exons ATGGCCGCCGCAAAAGTCTCCATTTTCTCCCACGACGGCACTCCTATTCCTTCCACTCGTCGCCGTGTTCGTAAACTGGAGCGCAGTCGCATTCTTCCTCTTAATTTCCCGCATTCTTATTGCACAACCCGGTTTTGTGTCTCCCAGGCCTTAAATGCGGACCTAGTGTATACCAAATCCACGCGGAGTCGCACTCGGCCGCAGGAGGCTGCTGATGCGGAGCTTGACGCCATTTCTGTGCTAAACCACAGAATCCGCCGCGACCTTGCCAAGAGGGACCAATTATCCATCACTAGGCCCGTCATGGACGCGGATGAGGCTGATAAGTATCTTCAGCTTGTCAAGGAGCAGCAGCAAAGGGGCCTTCAGAAGCTCAAGGCCGGCAGAGCTAGAACCGTTGACAATTCTGCCACTGCCACGCCCTCAACTAAGGATCAGGTTTTCAGTTATAAGGTCGATCCTTACACCCTCCGCTCCGGCGATTACGTCGTCCACAAGAAGGTCGGCGTCGGACGTTTTGTTGGCATTAAATTTGATGTCTCTAAGGATTCTTCTATCCCTATTGAGTATGTTTTTATCGAGTACTCCGATGGAATGGCTAAGTTACCTGTTAAACAGGCATCTCGAATGCTCTATCGCTACAATCT CCCAAATGAAAGCAAAAAGCCTCAGGCTTTAAGCAAATTAAGTGATCCCAGTGCATGGGAGAGGAGAAGGTTGAAGGGAAAAATTGCAGTCCAGAAAATGGTTGTGGATTTGATGGAGTTATATTTACATAGGCTAAAACAAAAAAGACCTCTTTATCCAAAGACTGCTGCTCTGGCTGAATTTGCATCTCAATTTCCTTATGAGCCCACACCAGATCAGAAACAG GCTTTCTTAGATGTTGAAAGGGACTTGACAGAGAGAGAAAATCCAATGGACAGATTAATTTGTGGCGATGTTGGTTTTGGTAAAACTGAAGTTGCATTGCGTGCTATCTTTTGTGTAGTCTCAGCAGCCAAGCAAGTTATGGTTCTAGCACCAACTATAGTTTTAGCCAAACAACACTTTGATGTAATCTCAGACAGGTTCTCAAGATATCCTCATATCACAGTTGGACTTTTAAGCAGATTTCAG ACTAAATCAGAGAAGGAGGAGTACTTGCACATGATTAAACATGGGCATCTGGACATTATTGTAGGGACTCATGCACTACTTGGCAGTCGGGTTGAGTACAATAAGCTAGGCCTTCTTGTGGTTGATGAGGAACAG AGGTTTGGTGTTAAACAAAAGGAGAAGATTGCTTCATTTAAAACTTCAGTTGATGTCCTCACACTTTCAGCAACTCCTATTCCGCGCACACTTTATTTAGCGCTAACTGGCTTTCGTGATGCTAG TTTGATTTCAACACCACCTCCTGAGAGAGTCCCAATCAAAACACATCTTTCGGCTTACatgaaagaaaaagtaatatcAGCAATCAAGTTTGAACTCGACCGTGGTGGCCAAGTATTTTATGTTTTGCCCTGGATTAAGG GGCTTGAGGATGTTATGGAATTTCTTGAAGAAGTATTCTCACATGTTGAAATAGCTATTGCTCATGGAAAG CAATATTCCAAGCAGCTTGAGGAAACCATGGAAAGATTTGCACGAGGAGATATAAAGATTCTAATATGCACAAATATAGTAGAAAGTGGGCTTGACATTCAAAATGCTAACACAATCATAGTTCAAGATGTTCAACAATTCGGCCTCGCGCAACTATATCAG CTGCGTGGAAGGGTGGGCCGGGCAGACAAGGAAGCTCATGCATACTTATTTTACCCTGATAAGTCACTACTATCTCAGCAAGCACTT GAGAGGCTTGCTGCTCTTGAAGAGTGTTGTCATCTTGGCCAAGGTTTTCAACTTGCTGAAAGAGACATGGCTATAAGAGGTTTTGGTAATATTTTTGGTGAGCAACAGACAGGTGATGTTGGGAATGTGGGCATTGATCTCTTCTTTGAAATGCTATTTGAAAGCTTGTCCAAG GTTGATGAACATCGTGTAATTTCAGTTCCGTACCATTCAGTAAAG CTTGATATTGATGTAAACCTGCATCTTCCTTCTGAGTACATAAATCATTTGGAGAACCCCATGGAAATAATTAGTGAAGCTGAGAAAGGAGCTGAAAAAGACATGTGGAACTTGATGCAGTTTACGGAGAATCTAAGGCGCCAGTATGGGAAAGAACCTTACTCCATGGAAATCCTCTTGAAGAAGCTTTATGTGAGGAGAATGGCAGCAGATTTGGGAATTACGAGAATATATGCTTTAGGAAAGATAGTTGGCATGAAAACAAACATGACGAAGAATGTTTTCAAGCtgataacagagtcagtagcatCAGATGTTCATCGGAATTCTCTCACTTTTGAGGATGGTGAAATAAAG GCTGAACTGCTTTTGGAGCTACCAAGAGAGCAGTTGCTTAATTGGGTGTTTCAATGCCTAGCTGAATTGTATGCTTCATTACCAGCCTTAATAAAGTATTAG